Part of the Xanthomonas sp. SI genome is shown below.
CTGGCGGGTATTTTGACCGTTGCCCGCCGCCACGGCCAATCCTGCAGCGCCCGCCAGGCGCCAGCGCCGCATAGGCTGGATCGGCGATGGCCAGGATCGGCGACTCCAGCAGTGGCGCCAGTGCCTCGATCGACGGCCGGTCGCCACGCATGCGCCTGCGCCGGCGGATCGCGCGCCGCGGCGTCCGTCTCGGGTTCGAAGCGGCCGTGGACGTGGCAGGCGTCCAGGCCTGCGCGATCAGCGCAGCAGTAGATCGATCAGCCGCGCGATCTTCGTGTACGGCGGCTTGAGTCGATCGCTGGCGGCCCAGCGCGACTGCCACAAAATCGGCAGCGCCTTGCTGAAGGCGTCGAAGCCAGCACGGCCGTGGTAGGCGCCCATGCCGCTGGGGCCGATGCCGCCGAACGGCAGCGCGTTGGCGGCGAAGTGCAGCAGGCTGTCGTTGACGGTGACGCCGCCGGCGACGGTGGCGTGCAGGATCGCCTCCACCTGCGCACGGTCGTGGCTGAAGGGATACAGCGCCAGCGGCCGGTCGCGGCCGTTGACCATTGCGATCGCCTCGTCCAGCGTGCGGTAACTGCGCAGCGGCAGGATCGGGCCGAAGATCTCCTCCTGCATCAGCAATGCGTCGTCGCCGGGCTGCAGCACCACGGTCGGCACGATCAGGCGTTCGCGTTCGGCGCGCTCGGGTTCGATGCTGGCCAGTTCGACGACTTCCAGCCCGCGCGCGCGCGCGTCGTCCAGGTAGCCGCGCAGGCGCCGGTACTGGCCTTCGTTGACGATGCGGGTGTAGTCGTCGGCCGCAGCGAAGTCGCCGTAGCGCGCCAGCACCTGCGCGCGCAGCGCCTGCACCAGCGCCGCGCTGCGGCCGGCGTCGATCAGCACGTAGTCCGGCGCAATGCAGGTCTGCCCGGCGTTGAACCACTTGCCGCTGGCCAAGCGCGCGGCGGCCTGCTCAAGCGGGTAGTCGGCGCAGACGATGGCCGGCGACTTGCCGCCCAGTTCCAGGGTCAGCGGGGTCAGGTTCGGCGCGGCGGCGGCCATCACCTTGCGCCCAACCGCGGTGGAGCCGGTGAACACCAGATGGTCCAGCGGCAGCGCGGCGAAGGCGCCGGCCACCTCGGCCGCGCCCAACGCCACCGCCACGCGTTGCGGCGGGAATACCTCGGCCAGCAGCGACTGCAGGAACTGCGCGGTGCGCGGGGTGTGCTCGGACGGTTTCAGGTAGACGTGGTTGCCGGCCGCGATCGCGGTGGCCAGCGGGATCAGCGCCAGGTTGACCGGATAGTTCCAAGGCGCGATCACCCCGACCACGCCGACCGGCACCGGCCGCACTTCGGCGCGCGCCGGCCACAGCCGCCAACCGGCACCCACGCGCTGCGGCCGCATCCAGCGCTTGAGGTGGCGCAGCAGGTGATCGATCTCGCCGAGCACGGTCATGCCGTCGGCGAGCAGCGATTCGTGGCGCGAGCGATGGCCGAAATCGGCGGCGATGGCGTCGGCCATTTCCGGCAGGCGCCGCTTCAGTGCCGCGCGCAGACGTTGCAGGTCGTCGCGGCGCTGCGCCTGGTCGGGCTTGGCCGCCTGCCAGGCCGTGCGCAGCCGCTGCAGGGTGGCCGGCAGGTCGGCAAGCGGCGTGTCGGCGCTGTGGGAAGCGGGGTCGGAAATGGGCATGGGCGCACTATACGATGCCCACGTATGGCTCGATGTGGGTGGTGCAGGACAGAGTGTGGCGTTGGCCGGCCATGGTGGTGGCGATGCCAGAGCGTGATTGGCAAGTGCTTGAGGGTTGCCGCGTCGGGACTGAAGTCGCTCCCGCAAGGGGTCGATCGGCGCGCTTTGCGTGTCGGAGGGGCTTCAGCCCCCGACGGTGTCCGGCGTGCGGAGGCGTGCCGCTGGCAATTCTGCATGGGCTTCGATCCCTGCCCCAGCGAACATGGCTTGCGCCGACGCGGGGTGTCGCGGCTGAAGCCGCTCCTACAGCGTGCGCTTCAGCCATACAGGGCGTAGCGTCGGCAGGCCATGGTGGCGGCGATGCCGAAGCGTGATTGGCAGGTGCTTGAGGGTTTGCCGCGTCGCGACTGAAGTCGCTCCCACGAGGGGTCGATCGGCGCGCTGTGCGTGTCGGAGGGGCGTCACCCCAACGGGGTCCGGCATCCGGATGCGTGTCGCTGGCATCCTGCGAGAGCTTGGTTCCCTGCCCCAGCAAGCATGATGTGCGCCGAGCCTGTGGGTCGCGGCTGAAGCCGCCCCTACAGAAAGCGCTGAAGCGCTTCGGCGGCGGCGCGCGGTGCAACACCAGCGGTCATGCCTCCCCGAGCAGCAAATCCTGCAACTGCGCCAGCGTCGCCACTTCGTAGTGCGGCACGATGCCCTCGGGCGCCGGCAGGCCGTGCGCGTTGACCCAGCAGGTGTGCAGGCCCGCGGCCAGGCCGCCGGCGATGTCGGCGTGCGGGTTGTCGCCGACCATCAGCACCTGCGCGCGCGGCGGATCGCCCAGTTGCGCCAGCGCGTGCGCGAAGATGCCCGGGTGCGGCTTGGCCACGCCGATTTGTTCGGAAATGGCGACGACATCGAAGCGGTCGTGCAGGCCGGTGCGCAGCAGCCGCGCCTGCTGCAGCGCGGTGAAGCCGTTGGTGATCAGGCCCAGCCGTGCGCGTCCGCGCAGCGCGTCGAGCAGCGCCACCGCGCCGTCCAGCGGCGCGCACAGTTCGGCCATCGCCGCCAGGAACGCCGCGTTCAAGGTCTCCGGCGCGGTCTGCAGGCGTTGCGCCCAAGACGCGAAGCGACGTTGCTGCAGCTGCAGCGCGGTAATCGCGCCGTTCTGGTACTCCACCCACAACGGCCGGTTGAGCGCGGTGTAGTCGGCGAAATCCTGCTCGGCGAAGGCCACGCCGTAACCGGCGAACATGCGCTGCAGGCCGGCATAGGCATCGAAGCGGAACAGCGTGTCGTCGGCGTCGAACAGGATCCAGCGGTAGCGCATGCGGCGATCTGCGTGTGTGTCCAGCGCGCATGGTAAGCGCACGCCGCCGCCGATTCCGGCGCCGCCGGCGGACCGCGCAAACGACGACGCCGGCACGAGGCCGGCGTCGCAGTGCCGGACGCATCCGGCGCAAGCACAAGTGCGCTTACTTGGTGATGTCCACGTTGCGGGTTTCGCGCAGGAACAGCGTGCCCAGCACCAGGGTCATCAGCGCGATGCCGATGGGATACCACAGGCCGTAGTAGATGTTGCCGGTACCGGCCACCAGGGCGAAGGAGATCGCCGGCAGGAAGCCGCCGAACCAGCCATTGCCGATGTGGTACGGCAGCGACATCGAGGTGTAGCGGATGCGGGTCGGGAACAGCTCGACCAAGAACGCGGCGATCGGGCCGTAGACCATGGTCACGTAGATCACCAGCACCCACAGCAGCAGGATCGTCATCGGGATGTTGATGCGCGCGGTGTCGGCCTTCTCCGGATAGCCGGCGGCGGTCAGCGCGCCCTTGAGCTCCTTGCCGAAAGCGTCGGCCTTGGGCTTGGCGTCGGCCTTGCTCAGACCGGCGGCCTCGTAGGACGCGACCTGGCTGCCGCCGATGCGCACCTGCGCCAGCGAACCCGGCGCGGCCGGCTGCACTTCGTACGGCACGCCCGCCTTGGTCAGCGCGGCGGTGGCCACATCGCAGGAGCTGGTGAACTTGCGCACGCCCACCGGATCGAACTGGAAGCTGCAGGTGGCCGGATCGGCCAGCACCTGCGCCGGCGACTTGCTGCGCGCCTCTTCCACCGCCGGGTTGGCGAAGTGGGTGATGCCCTTGAACAGCGGCATGTAGGTCACCGCCGCCAGCAGGCAGCCGAACAGGATGATCTTCTTGCGCCCGATCTTGTCCGACAGCCAGCCGAAGAACAGGAAGAACGGGGTGGCCAGGGCCAGCGCCGCGGCGATCAGCAGGTAAGAGACGGTCGGATCGACCTTGAGCGTGCTCTGCAGGAAGAACAGCGCGTAGAACTGGCCGCCGTACCAGACCACCGCCTGGCCGGCGGTGGCGCCGAGCAGCACGATCAGCATCAGCTTGAAGTTGCCGTCCTTGAGGCTGTCGCGGAACGGTTGCTTGGAACCCTTGCCCTCGGCCTTCATCTGCTGGAACAGCGGCGATTCGCTCAGCTGCAGGCGGATCCACACCGACACGCCGAGCAGGATGATCGAGCCCAGGAACGGGATGCGCCAGCCCCAGGCCTCGAACGCTTCGGTGCCCAGGGTCAGACGGCACACCAGGATCACCAGCAGCGACAGGAACAGGCCCAGCGTGGCGGTGGTCTGGATGAAGCTGGTGTACAGACCGCGCTTGCCCGGCGGCGCGTGTTCGGCGACGTAGGTCGCCGCGCCGCCGTATTCGCCGCCCATCGCCAGGCCCTGGGCCAGGCGCAGCACGATCAGGATCACCGGCGCGGCCACGCCGATGCTGGCGTAGTTGGGCAGCACGCCGACCAGGAAGGTGGAGATGCCCATGATCAGGATGGTGACCAGGAACGTGTACTTGCGGCCGATGCGGTCGCCCAGGCTGCCGAAGAACGCGGCGCCGAACGGGCGCACGAAGAAGCCGGCGGCAAAGGCCAGCAGTGCGAAGATCATGCCGGTGGTCTCGTTGACCCCGCTGAAGAACTGCTTGGCGATGATCGCGGCGAGCGAGCCGTAGAGATAAAAGTCGTACCACTCGAACACGGTGCCCAGGCTGGAGGCGAAGATGACCTTCTTGTGGCCCTTGGTCAGTGGTTGACCCGACGGGTTGATGGCGGTGCTGGACATAGGAAGCTTCCCCTCCGAAGCGGGTGGTGTGGCGGTGGCGGTCAGATGGTCGGGTGGCGCGATCCGTCGCGAGTGCGGGGCGAGTCCGCGGCCGCGCGGCGCGCCCTCCCGGGCGCCGCGCGGCCGCAGCCTCAGAAGCTGTACTTGGTGGTGAACTGCAGGCGGGTGATGTCGCCCTTGGCGCCGCTTTCGATCTCGCGCTTGCCGTACATCAGCTCGGCGCCGACATCGACCTTGGGCATCGGCGTATAGAAGATGTTGCCGCGGATGCTCTGCACGCTCTTGGTCACGCCCAGCCCGGTCAGCGCGGTGTCGTTGTCGTAGTCGCTGCGCGCGTAGATCAGGTTGGTGCGCAGCTTCGGCGAGAACGCGTGGCGCCAGCCGATGTAGCCGGCGACCACGCCGACCGTGTCCAGATCGCGGTCGGCCGCGTCGTAGACCGCGTTCTGGGCGATGCCCAGGCCGACGTAGCGGCCGATGCCTTCGCCGCCGCTGAGCTGATAGAACAGGCTGTCGCTGTCCCCCGCCACCCACTTGCCGCCCAGGGTCAGGCCGCCGGAGACCTTGCTGGCGTCGGCGCCGGTGGCGCGGTTGTCCACCTTCTGCTGGCCGAGCAGGCCGCCGATGCCGAAGCTGCCCCAGTCGCCCTTCCAGCCGTAGCGCACGGTCAGGTCCGGCAGCGCGCCGCGGTCGGAGCTGGCGCTGGTGATCACGCCAGTCGCGCTGCGGTTGTAGATGGTGGTTTCCGGGTTCTCCAGGGCGACGCTGAAGCCGCCGTTGGTGTAGCGCACCTGCGCCTGGCGCACGAAGATCACGCCGTCGGTGGGACCGATGAAGTCGGCCGCTTCCGGCAGCGCCGCCGGGTCCATGAAGTTGGACCAGGTCTGGCCGGCCAGCCAGTGGTTCCAGTACATGTAGGCGTGGCGCAGGGTGGCGCCGTAGGTGTTGGTGGCGGTCTGGGTGCCCAGCGAATTGCCGAAGAAATCCAGTTCCACCAGCGCGCCGGCCTTGTTGCCGCCCTCGGTGACGCTGTCCACGCCGAAGTTGATCCGCGAGAACTTGGCGTGCGCGTTGTAGTCGGTGCCGGACTTGCCGCCGCCGACCGGCGTCTGCCCGGGCAGGTACAGCGCGCGGCCGGTGGCGTCGTCGGCGAGCTGGCCGTCGCCGGTGCGGGTGGCCAGGAAATCGGCCTTGATGAAGCCGCCGACCTTGAACGTGGTGCCGGGCGCGGCGCCGGGGGTGATCGTGGTCACCTGGATCGGCGCCTTGCCGGCCGGCACCGCCGGTGCCGTGGCCTGGCTCGACTTCACTGCGGCGACCTCGCTCTGGGCCTGCGCGATCTGGCCCTGCTGCTGTTGCTGCGAGGACAGCAGCAGCTGTACCTGCCGCTCCAGCTCGGCCACACGGGCTTCCAGCGCCTGTTCGCGCGCCGACGGGGTCTTGCCGCTCTGGGCGAAGGCCGCGCCTGGGGCGATCAGTGCGACGAACAGCGCGGCGGCCAACGGGCGCCGTGCCAAGGATGCGATGCGGTTGCTCATTACTCCCTCCCGAATAATGGATGTCCGCCGCGCGCAGGCACGGCTGGGTGCACAGTGCGCGCCGCGGCCGGCCGCGCCTATTGGCCATTAGTCGAACGGGGCGGGGTTTACGACCATCGTCTAAAGCCCGGCGCGTGCGCGCTTAACAGTGAATGCGGCAAACTGCGCCATGACGCGCCGCCGCATGCGGCGCCCCGTTCATTGCAGAGGGCACCATGGCCGATATCTACCCCGTCGATCCGCAGTTCGCCGCCCGGGCACGGGTCGACAAGACCCAGTACCAGACCCTGTACCGGCAATCGGTGGAACAGCCGGAGGCGTTCTGGGGCCAGGCCGCCGAGCGCCTGGACTGGTTCAAGAAGCCGACCCGGATCAAGGACGTGAACTTCGCCCTGGACGATTTCCATATCCGCTGGTTCGACGATGGCGAGCTCAACGCCAGCGTCAACTGCCTGGACCGGCAGCTGGCCACGCGCGGCGACAAGACCGCGCTGCTGTTCGAGCCGGACAGCGCGGACGCGCCGTCCTACACCGTCAGCTACCGCGAGCTGTACGAACGCGTCTGCCGCCTGGGCAATGCGCTGCGCGCGCTCGGGGTCAAGAAGGGCGACCGCGTCACCATCTACCTGCCGATGATTCCCGACGCGGCGGTGGCGATGCTGGCCTGCGCGCGCATCGGCGCGATCCACTCGGTGGTGTTCGGCGGGTTCGCGCCCAATTCGATCGCCGACCGGGTGATCGACTGCGGCAGCAAGCTGATCATCACCGCCGACGAAGGCCTGCGCGGCGGCAAGAAGATCCCGCTCAAGGGCAACGTCGATGCGGCGCTGAAGCTGCCCGGCACCACCACCGTGGAAACCGTGCTGGTGGTGCGCCATACCGGCGGCGCGGTGGACATGCAGGCCCCGCGCGACCGCTGGTTCCACGACGTGGTCGACAGCCAGCCGGCCGAGTGCGAACCCGAGCGCATGAACGCCGAGGATCCGCTGTTCATCCTCTACACCTCCGGTTCCACCGGCAAGCCCAAGGGCGTGCTGCACACCACCGCCGGCTACCTGCTGTACGCGGCCTACACCCACGAGACCGTGTTCGACCTGCGCGAGGACGACATCTACTGGTGCACCGCCGACGTCGGCTGGGTCACCGGCCACAGCTACATCGTCTACGGGCCGCTGGCCAACGGCGCCACCGCGCTGATGTTCGAAGGCGTGCCCAACTACCCGAACGTGTCGCGCTTCTGGGAGGTCATCGACAAGCACAAGGTCACGATCTTCTACACCGCGCCGACCGCGATCCGCGCGCTGATGCGCGAGGGCGAGGCACCGGTCAAGCGCACCTCGCGCGCGTCCTTGCGCCTGCTCGGCAGCGTCGGCGAGCCGATCAATCCCGAAGCCTGGCGCTGGTACTTCGATGTGGTCGGCGACGGCCGCTGCCCGATCGTGGACACCTGGTGGCAGACCGAGACCGGCGGCATCCTGATCACCCCGCTGGCCGGCGCGATCGACCTCAAGCCCGGCTCGGCGACGCTGCCGTTCTTCGGCGTGCAGCCGGCCCTGGTCAACGCCGACGGCGAGATCATGGAAGGCGCCACCGAAGGCAACCTGGTGCTGCGCGACTCGTGGCCGGGGCAGATGCGCACCGTCTATGGCGACCACCAGCGCTTCATCGACACCTACTTCCGCACCTACCCGGGCAGCTACTTCACCGGCGACGGCTGCCGCCGCGACGAAGACGGCTACTACTGGATCACCGGCCGCGTGGACGACGTCATCAACGTCTCCGGCCACCGCATCGGCACCGCCGAGGTGGAGAGCGCACTGGTCTCGCACCCGAAGGTGGCCGAGGCCGCGGTGGTCGGCTTCCCGCACGACATCAAGGGCCAGGGTATCTACGCCTACGTGACCCTGGTAGCGGACGAGCAGCCGAGCGAAGCCCTGCACAAGGAACTGGTGGCCTGGGTGCGCAAGGAGATCGGCCCGATCGCCGCGCCCGACCATCTGCAGTGGGCGCCGGGCCTGCCCAAGACCCGCTCGGGCAAGATCATGCGCCGCATCCTGCGCAAGATCGCCGAGAACGCGCCCGACCAGCTCGGCGACACCTCGACCCTGGCCGATCCGTCGGTGGTGGATTCGCTTGTGAACGAGCGACTGACGCGCTGAGAGCCGGGATTCGGGAGTCGGGATTGGGGATTCGCCAAAGCGGTCCCCTGCCCGCGTCCAATCTCCTGACGAGGTCACGCTCCGCTGTTGCTGTTGCTCCACGAATCCCCAATCCCCCAATCCCGAATCCCCGCCCCATGCCCACCCTGCTGATCGCCGACGACCACCCCCTGTTCCGCGAGGCGCTGCGCGGGGCGGTGCAGCGGGTGATGCCGGGGGTGCAGCTGTACGAGGCCGACAGCGTCGAGGCGCTGTACGCGCTGGCCGACCATCACGCCGATGCCGACCTGTTGCTGATGGATCTCAACATGCCCGGCGCGCAGGGTTTCAGCGCGCTGGTGCACATGCGCGCGCTGCACCCGCAGTTGCCGGTGGTGGTGGTGTCCGCACGCGAGGAACCGACGGTGATGCGCCGCGCGCTGGACCACGGCGCGTTCGGCTTCATTCCCAAGTCGGCCGATTCGGACACCATCGGCCTGGCCCTGAGCACGGTGCTGGACGGCGAGCGCTGGGCGCCGCCGGAGGCGCACAACCTGCCGCCCACCGACCGCGCCGAACGCGAGGTCGGCCAGCGCCTGCGCGAACTGACCCCGCAGCAGTTCCGCGTGCTGCAGATGCTCGGCGCCGGCCGCCTCAACAAGCAGATCGCCTACGACCTGGGCGTATCCGAAGCCACCATCAAGGCGCACGTCACCGCGATCCTGCGCAAGCTCGGCGTCACCAACCGCACCCAGGCGGTGCTGATGGCCGGCAAACTGGCCATCGACAGCGACGCCATCGTGCTGCCGCTGGAAGAGGATTGAGCGCGCTGCGTTCTGGTGGATGCGCGTGCCGAGGTTCACCGCGGCTTGGCGTGACCTGTCGTTGCGCGCGAGGCCGGCGCGGCTCCACTTATAGGCGGGGTTTCAACCTCGACCGTTGTTTGCATGTCGCGGCATTCGTCGGCGTGCTCCCCGGCTTTAGCGGCGCCTGAAGATTTCGGTCGCGGCTGAAGCCGCTCCTACAGTGGGATGACGTTGAGCCTCGGCCCTTGTAGGAGCGGCTTCAGCCGCGACCGCTGTTCGCACACCGCAGGCCATCGCCGGCATACCCGGCGATTGCTGCTGCACACCGGATCGGCTTGCCGAATCGCCTTCGGCGCACCCATGCCGCAGTACCGTCGGCATGCCGCACATATAGCCGCTGCTAAGAAAAAAAGCTGCAGGTTCCCGTGCGTTCGAAGCGTATTCGCCGGCATTTGCCGCTGTTAGACTGCGCGTCCCTTGGGGAGTAGCCTGCTGTCCGGCGTGTTTCGGACAGCGCCCGCATCAACACACTCGGCCGTTGCGCCGTGGTGCGGGCAGCCATCTCGGTTGGCGAGACCAGCGGCGAGCTTGCGTGGCGAAAGCCGGGCGCGCGCGCTCGTCGTTCGTCTTCTGCCCCGGCGCGGCCCCCCACATGTCGTTTCTTTCGATTCTGTTGCTCGGCATCGCCATGTCCACCGACGCCTTCGCCGCGGCGGTCGGCAAGGGCGCGGCCATGCGCAAGCCGCTGTGGCGCGATGCACTGCGCGCCGGCCTGATCTTCGGCTGCATCGAGGCGCTGACCCCGGTGCTGGGCTGGCTGCTGGGCCAGGCCGCGGCCAAGTACGTGACCGCGTTCGACCACTGGATCGCGTTCGGCCTGCTCGGCGCGCTCGGCGTGCACATGATCGTCGCCGGGCTCAAGCCCGAGACGCCCGAGGACGCCGCCGAAGCGCCCAAGCGCCATGGCTTCTGGAACCTGGCCGCGACCGGCCTGGCCACCAGCATCGACGCGATGGCGGTCGGCGTCGGCCTGGCCTTCCTCGAGGTGAACATCGCCGAGGTCGCGGTGGTCATCGGCCTGTGCACGCTGACCATGGTGACCCTGGGCATCATGCTCGGCCGCGTGCTCGGTAGCCTGGCCGGCAAGCGCGCGGAGATCGTCGGCGGTGCGCTGCTGATCGCGATCGGCAGCACCATCCTGTACGAGCATCTGCAGTGAAGCCGGGATTGGGGAGTCGGGATTGGGGATTGGTGGCGGCGGATCGCGACGCCGGCATGGTGCTGGATTCGCCCGGCGTCAGCGCGGCGATGGGGCTGGCTTGGCGGTGAATTCCAGGTAGGTGGAGAGGATGTACTTGTCGCCGCTGCGCGGCGGCAGCGCGGCATGCATGTACATCCAGTACGGCGGGAACATCAGCAGGCGCCCGGCGCCCGGCGCGACCTCCAGGTCCAGGTCGACGAAGCGGGTCTGCCCGCCCTCGGCGACGTCGTTGAGATACCACAGCAGCACCAGGTAACGGCCGGTTTCTTCGTCGCAGGCGTCGAAATGCGGCTGGAAACGCTCGCCGGCGCTGGCGTGATAGCGCTTGATCCGCAGGTCGGCCAGGCGCGGGCGCCACGGCACCGGCGCGGACAGGCCCAGATCGGCGTTGTAGCGCGCCAGCGCCGCGCGCACCTGTTCGATGAAGAAGCCCTGGAAGGCCGGATCGGCCGCGCGGGTCACGTTGAGTTCGGTCCAGGCGCTGTCGTCCAGGCCGGCACGCGCACCGACACCGTTGTGGCTGTGCTGCGCCGACGTGCGTTCGAACTGCGCGACCAGCCGGCTGCAGAAGCCGGCATCCAGCGCTGCATCGTAGACGCGGACATAGTGGCGGAGATCGGCATGGCTCGCTTTCATTGGTGTCCTCTCAAGGAAAAACGGCGCGCCCGATTGGGCGCGCCGCATGTCACCACCTCGCGTCCTCGCTACCGCAAGCGACGCTGGTCGGCATCCCTCAGAACCGATAGGTGGCGCGCATCCAGTAGTAGCGGCCGACCGTGTCGTAGGTGCTCACGTCGGTGTTCGCGTTCAACACGTTGTTCTGGTACAGCACCGGCGGCTGCTTGTTGAACAGGTTGTCCACGCCCAGGTCGAAGCGGATGTTGGCGTCGCTCATGTCGTAGCCCAGCTGCAGCGCGTGGTACATGTAGCTGCCGTAGTTCAGCACCACGCCCTTGTCTGCCGCATCGGCGGACATGTTCTCCGACAGGTCGGTGCTGCCGACCTGGATCTTGCCGACCCAGCGCGTGGTCCAGGTGGCGTCCCAGTTGCCCAGCTTCCAGCCGATCTGGCCACGCGCGCGCCAGCGTGCGTAGTTGCCGTAGGACGAGTTGTACTTGCCGGCCATGTGCACCACCGAGTCGCCGGTGTCGATGTCGTAGCGCTGCAGGTAGGTGCTGTCCAGGGCCAGGGTGAACTTGCCGAAAGCCGTTTCCGGCAAGGCGTAGTTGGCGCCGAAGTCGATGCCCTGGGTGTCCAGCTTGCCGATGTTGACCACCGGGGTTTCGATGTAGTCGATGTTGCCGGCGCTGACCGTGCCTGCCGCATAACGGTGGATGTAGCCGCAGTACGGGCTGCTGTTGTCGTTGTAGCAGATGTTGGCGACGGTCTGCGCGGAGATCGACTGGATCAGGTCGTCGAGCTTGACCTTCCACCAATCGACGTTGAGCGACAGGCCCTGTACCGACTCCGGGCTGTACACGATGCCGTAGTCGTAGGAGGTGCCCTTCTCCGGCTTCAGGTTGTAGTTGGCGTAGCTCGCCCCGGACACGATCGCGTTGGTCTGCGACAAGCCCGAGCCGGTCCAGCCGGCCTCCACGCCTTCGCAGGCGCTCTCGTGGCCGCTGCCGCTGTAGTCGATGCACGGATCGGTGAAGGTCGGCGAGTTAGCGGTCGGACCCTGGTACAGATCGTAGATGGTTGGCGCACGGAACACCTGCGCCACGGTGCCGCGCACCATCAGGTCGTGGATCGGGCGCCACTCCAGCTGGAACGAGGCGCTGTTGTTGGTCGAGCTGACGCTGCTGTAGTCGGAGAAGCGATCGCTCAGGGTGACGTTCAGCGCGCCGATCGGCGAGGACTGCGCCAGCACCGGGATGAACAGCTGCGCATAGGCTTCCTTCACGCTGAAGGAACCGCTCAACGGCGAGGAGCAGGCCTCGGAGGAGATGTCGCAGGTGTTGTCGCTGTTGATCACTGCATTGCTGGAGACGGTGTAGCCCAGGCTCTCCTTGCGATACAGCGCACCGACCGCCAGCTGCGCGCTGCCGGCCGGCAGCTCCCACACGCTGCCGTTGGCGCTGGCTTCCCACTGGCGGGTGATGCTCGTGGTCTGGTAACGCGGGATCGACTCGTGGCTGTTCATCCAGTCGATGGTGTTGGCATCGGTCTGGTCGAAGATGTTCACTTCGCCCGCATCGATCG
Proteins encoded:
- a CDS encoding 2OG-Fe(II) oxygenase, whose protein sequence is MKASHADLRHYVRVYDAALDAGFCSRLVAQFERTSAQHSHNGVGARAGLDDSAWTELNVTRAADPAFQGFFIEQVRAALARYNADLGLSAPVPWRPRLADLRIKRYHASAGERFQPHFDACDEETGRYLVLLWYLNDVAEGGQTRFVDLDLEVAPGAGRLLMFPPYWMYMHAALPPRSGDKYILSTYLEFTAKPAPSPR
- a CDS encoding TonB-dependent receptor, translating into MSAPKNRLAQAICLGLAALPAASLYAQSADTAATSASGAVDLDRVTVTGSLVRRVDVETASPVTVVDRQQIQQSGKQTLGDLMQSLPGIAGDATNPQVNNGGGDGASTVSLRGLGDQRTLILIDGHRILNNDINSIPASMIDHVEVLKVGASALYGSDAIGGVVNFILRKNFEGGEFVANYGQASRGDGARQGGAFTFGKTWDRGNIVVGIDYNKQKEISSANRAFSKDAMYLSSGSVYKGGSSRTPSGYYKLPASTLAANGCSANGAMTSDGSGGYKCYSSSDAYNYQAQNLLMTPQQRVNSFVLGSFNITDKVQAYVNAYHNHTMSHSAIAPLPFDAQSDGITIAADNPYNPFGVEFGPDGYEYRTRFSSLGQRETFYDTATDQDVLGLKGSIGDTSWVWDVNFNYGHYKQRSWSHGYVDYAALQDAIDAGEVNIFDQTDANTIDWMNSHESIPRYQTTSITRQWEASANGSVWELPAGSAQLAVGALYRKESLGYTVSSNAVINSDNTCDISSEACSSPLSGSFSVKEAYAQLFIPVLAQSSPIGALNVTLSDRFSDYSSVSSTNNSASFQLEWRPIHDLMVRGTVAQVFRAPTIYDLYQGPTANSPTFTDPCIDYSGSGHESACEGVEAGWTGSGLSQTNAIVSGASYANYNLKPEKGTSYDYGIVYSPESVQGLSLNVDWWKVKLDDLIQSISAQTVANICYNDNSSPYCGYIHRYAAGTVSAGNIDYIETPVVNIGKLDTQGIDFGANYALPETAFGKFTLALDSTYLQRYDIDTGDSVVHMAGKYNSSYGNYARWRARGQIGWKLGNWDATWTTRWVGKIQVGSTDLSENMSADAADKGVVLNYGSYMYHALQLGYDMSDANIRFDLGVDNLFNKQPPVLYQNNVLNANTDVSTYDTVGRYYWMRATYRF